A genomic segment from Nitrospira sp. encodes:
- a CDS encoding ABC transporter, substrate-binding protein, whose translation MTGALVQRGLTTALAGPLRQALRWSLAVLVLLLLCPDLASATEIVILKSSDIAAYNQAIGGFKAVLPGGITLSEYDLQGDLEKGRKLARKIRASDPALVFVVGLKAAKAAQLELVDIPVVYSMVLDPAKYGLNSPNMTGILLEVPIERQLAMIQALLPKLKHIGTLYDPSKTAAAIDEAKRLLKPNGADLVPTQVTSERDVPSALRSLLPSVGALWLVPDSTVLTDESLRFILNAALEERVPVIGFSREFARSGALLCLSVNYTEIGRQAGKLSGKILDGQVSLPLRPLHPDRIETSLNLKTAKFLGIEIPRDLANKADEVY comes from the coding sequence GTGACGGGTGCGCTCGTACAGAGGGGCCTTACCACGGCGCTTGCCGGACCGCTGCGGCAAGCACTGCGATGGAGTCTGGCCGTACTCGTCCTTCTGCTGCTCTGTCCTGACCTGGCCTCGGCGACGGAGATCGTCATTCTCAAATCATCGGACATCGCCGCGTACAACCAGGCCATCGGTGGATTCAAAGCTGTCCTGCCGGGCGGCATCACGTTATCCGAATACGATTTGCAGGGCGATTTGGAGAAGGGCCGGAAACTGGCCCGCAAGATCCGCGCATCCGATCCGGCCCTCGTGTTCGTCGTGGGGCTGAAGGCGGCGAAAGCGGCGCAACTGGAGCTCGTCGATATTCCGGTGGTCTATTCCATGGTCCTGGATCCGGCCAAGTACGGACTCAACAGCCCGAATATGACCGGCATTCTCCTGGAAGTTCCGATTGAGCGGCAACTGGCGATGATCCAAGCCTTGCTCCCCAAGCTGAAACACATCGGCACCCTCTACGATCCCTCGAAAACCGCCGCCGCGATCGACGAAGCCAAGCGCCTGCTCAAACCGAACGGAGCCGACCTCGTTCCGACTCAAGTCACCAGCGAACGGGATGTTCCTAGTGCCCTGCGATCCCTGTTGCCGTCGGTGGGTGCCTTGTGGCTCGTCCCGGATTCCACCGTCCTGACCGACGAATCGCTACGCTTCATCCTGAACGCGGCATTGGAAGAGCGGGTGCCGGTCATCGGTTTCTCCCGCGAATTCGCGCGAAGCGGGGCCCTGCTGTGCCTGTCCGTCAACTACACGGAGATCGGTCGCCAGGCCGGCAAGCTCTCCGGCAAGATCCTGGACGGTCAGGTGTCGCTCCCACTGCGTCCCCTGCATCCGGACCGTATCGAAACCAGCCTTAACCTCAAAACGGCCAAATTCCTTGGGATCGAGATCCCGCGAGACCTCGCAAATAAAGCCGACGAGGTCTATTGA
- a CDS encoding DNA translocase FtsK: MQGQGLDRLRDIALCLKSPIPCATIRRMGVSTTAKRGDARSAPSRSSHVKREVIGVLLIAAGLLILLSLVSFVPDDTKSVAASGAAAGQPKNMIGSVGALSAAACFFMVGGAAYLFPILLSLLGARCFTPIPLTVRLRNAGSGVAAMVFLSAFLHLEVTAVPTIASGWVNRGMAGGIIGQLLAGGARSYFANTGAHIVILTGLMVALLFTVPVSLTLLLQRCPGWWAAARERIADWLPEWPVAHESQPKRSRVKPRTPREVEEPALDREVQVVAEAVEQIAVPTPPPKIQPPIRVEKRATIEEPAATVAVSPSVSDGYILPDPQELLSDPSGPLARLSDEELNLQSEILTKALKSFAIEGRVTEVRPGPVVTMYEFEPAPGTKVARIVNLADDLALALKAISLRIVAPLPGKSVVGIEVPNPHRETVSLKEVVTSAPFSRSRSKLSLALGKDIFGGAVSADLKTMPHLLVAGATGAGKSVSLNTMLLSILFNARPNEVKLLLIDPKMLEFQSYDGIPHLLRPVITDPKSAARGLGWVVQEMERRYKLLAEAGVRNIDAYNRKISDLHGVVSDAWQSEKPQQVELTFLSEEDRLSKGEAADPAGDNGPTDSVAPTPPEPLPYIMVMIDELADLMMVAPKDVEDKIARLAQMARASGIHLVLATQRPSVDVLTGLIKANFPARIAFQVSSKTDSRTILDANGAEALLGRGDMLYLASGTGKLMRIHGCYVSDDDVRRVVEFVKKQALPSYCRELQSLKQDEAEAEEAKDEVYEQAKDLVLSTGQASASLIQRRLRVGYPRAARMIEQMEAEGVVGAAGRDGRREVLGRRGPVGEEET; the protein is encoded by the coding sequence ATGCAGGGGCAGGGTCTTGACCGCCTGCGCGACATCGCCCTTTGTTTGAAAAGCCCTATTCCCTGTGCTACGATCCGCCGCATGGGTGTATCCACCACGGCAAAGCGCGGTGACGCCCGCTCAGCCCCTTCCCGTTCCTCACATGTGAAGCGTGAAGTGATCGGGGTTCTCCTGATCGCGGCCGGCCTCTTGATCCTGCTCAGTCTGGTTTCGTTCGTTCCCGACGACACCAAATCGGTTGCGGCATCGGGAGCAGCAGCCGGTCAGCCCAAGAACATGATCGGGTCGGTAGGGGCGCTGTCGGCGGCAGCCTGTTTTTTCATGGTCGGCGGCGCCGCCTATCTGTTTCCGATCCTGCTCAGCCTGCTCGGCGCCCGTTGTTTCACGCCCATCCCCCTCACGGTTCGACTCAGGAACGCCGGCAGCGGTGTCGCGGCCATGGTGTTCTTGAGCGCGTTTCTGCACTTGGAAGTCACGGCGGTTCCGACCATCGCCAGCGGGTGGGTCAATCGCGGCATGGCAGGCGGCATCATCGGTCAGCTGTTGGCCGGCGGCGCCAGGAGCTATTTTGCCAATACCGGTGCGCACATCGTGATCCTCACCGGATTGATGGTCGCCCTCCTGTTCACGGTGCCGGTTTCCTTGACCCTGTTGCTACAGCGCTGTCCCGGCTGGTGGGCCGCAGCACGTGAGCGGATAGCGGATTGGTTGCCGGAGTGGCCGGTCGCTCACGAAAGTCAACCGAAGCGATCCCGCGTGAAGCCGCGCACGCCGCGCGAGGTCGAAGAGCCTGCGTTGGACCGTGAGGTGCAGGTGGTGGCAGAAGCGGTTGAGCAGATCGCGGTTCCCACGCCGCCGCCCAAGATTCAACCGCCGATCAGGGTGGAGAAACGCGCAACAATCGAAGAACCGGCGGCGACGGTGGCGGTGAGCCCCTCCGTCTCGGACGGATACATCCTGCCTGACCCCCAAGAGTTATTGAGTGATCCCTCCGGACCCCTCGCCAGGCTGAGCGATGAGGAACTCAACCTGCAATCCGAGATCCTGACCAAGGCCTTGAAAAGTTTTGCGATCGAAGGGCGGGTGACGGAGGTGCGACCTGGACCGGTCGTGACCATGTATGAATTCGAGCCGGCGCCCGGCACCAAGGTCGCGCGCATCGTGAACCTGGCCGATGACCTGGCCTTGGCGCTCAAGGCCATCAGCCTGCGGATCGTGGCGCCGCTGCCAGGCAAATCGGTCGTCGGGATCGAGGTGCCGAATCCGCACCGGGAAACCGTCTCGTTGAAGGAAGTGGTGACCAGCGCGCCCTTCTCCCGTTCGCGCTCCAAGTTGAGCCTGGCCCTCGGGAAGGATATTTTCGGCGGCGCCGTCAGCGCCGACCTCAAGACGATGCCCCATCTCCTGGTCGCGGGGGCTACCGGGGCCGGCAAGAGCGTGAGCTTGAACACGATGCTGCTCAGCATCCTGTTCAACGCGCGGCCCAATGAAGTCAAACTGCTCCTCATCGATCCGAAAATGTTGGAGTTCCAAAGTTATGACGGCATTCCGCATCTACTCCGCCCCGTCATCACCGACCCCAAGTCGGCCGCCCGCGGCCTGGGCTGGGTAGTGCAGGAAATGGAACGGCGGTATAAACTCTTGGCCGAGGCGGGCGTGCGCAACATCGATGCCTACAACCGTAAGATTTCCGATCTGCACGGGGTTGTCTCGGATGCCTGGCAATCGGAGAAACCACAGCAAGTGGAGCTGACGTTTCTGTCCGAGGAGGACCGGCTCTCGAAGGGGGAGGCTGCCGATCCGGCCGGCGACAATGGACCGACCGATTCGGTTGCGCCGACCCCGCCGGAACCCCTGCCCTACATCATGGTGATGATCGATGAGTTGGCGGACCTCATGATGGTGGCGCCGAAGGATGTGGAGGACAAGATTGCGCGATTGGCCCAGATGGCGCGAGCTTCGGGGATCCATCTGGTGTTGGCGACCCAGCGGCCGTCGGTCGATGTGCTGACGGGGCTCATCAAGGCGAACTTCCCCGCGCGCATCGCGTTTCAAGTGTCGTCCAAAACCGACTCCCGGACCATTCTCGATGCCAACGGGGCGGAAGCCCTGCTCGGTCGCGGCGACATGCTCTATCTCGCCTCGGGAACCGGGAAGTTGATGCGCATTCACGGCTGTTACGTCTCGGACGATGATGTGCGGCGGGTGGTGGAATTCGTCAAGAAGCAGGCGTTGCCCTCCTATTGCCGTGAGTTGCAATCACTCAAACAGGATGAAGCGGAAGCGGAAGAGGCCAAGGACGAGGTCTATGAACAGGCCAAGGATCTGGTGTTGTCCACCGGGCAGGCTTCTGCGTCGCTGATTCAACGGCGCCTGCGGGTCGGGTATCCGCGGGCGGCGCGGATGATCGAGCAAATGGAGGCGGAAGGGGTGGTCGGGGCGGCGGGACGGGACGGACGCCGGGAGGTTCTGGGACGTCGCGGACCGGTCGGAGAAGAGGAAACATGA
- a CDS encoding Two-component transcriptional response regulator, LuxR family has translation MAGDIHSPDSPREGRILVIDDEASIRKPIRIALLQAGYEVVEAADGQEAITALRDGDNPLMVDAVLCDIRMPRINGVDAILYFRAQHPSIPVIVLTGYPDCDLAISLMKLGVSDYLVKPITKQDLLRTLKCAVGNHQLFKNQFVA, from the coding sequence ATGGCCGGAGACATTCACAGTCCCGACAGTCCGCGTGAAGGACGCATCCTCGTCATCGATGATGAAGCCTCCATCCGCAAGCCGATCCGCATTGCGCTGCTGCAGGCCGGGTACGAAGTCGTGGAGGCCGCCGACGGACAGGAGGCCATCACGGCGCTCAGGGATGGAGACAACCCGCTGATGGTCGATGCGGTACTGTGCGACATCCGCATGCCGCGCATCAACGGAGTCGACGCCATCTTGTACTTTCGGGCGCAGCATCCTTCGATTCCCGTGATCGTGCTGACCGGCTATCCGGATTGTGACTTGGCGATCTCGTTGATGAAACTGGGGGTGAGCGACTATCTGGTGAAACCGATCACCAAGCAGGATCTGCTGCGGACTCTCAAGTGTGCGGTGGGCAATCACCAGCTCTTCAAGAATCAGTTCGTCGCCTAA
- a CDS encoding multi-sensor signal transduction histidine kinase — protein MKGPIVKDHRFSLKSPPFFSGGLGRFISLRTKFVMFFSLIIILTCSGMSWYFMQSKRVALTERVKDLGIILVKNLAHNARYGIIIEERLILEQFIDGVMGIDEVVYAIITGVDGQVLAAKSKGKLNSPFGTGRSAEQPFYSRPDIAESLLAAVEPVPTITRLRLTGSGSVPIQDKDASFFVSASGIGEETFFDFAIPVLKRSESRLDALALQEEETRKTRTAQATRQTFGVVQIGLTEVPMRRELAKVLRNFLLLTLGIITTGIVCTNLLARRIITPLRNLAAGARKVGEGDLSTFVVPTTQDEVGQLTALFNLMTKSLQERDQAISANLETIRRQIAQLTTLNQSSAAITSTLDLDRLLSTVLQLLSGNLGFVHMVLFLWDSERGIATVGQLLGMPTETEAVARRLVIPVRDDGGLAAELLIRGKPVLVSNLESVADRITPDILPILRQTGIFSFVGVPLRSQQRILGYLGADRGTQPCSQEDLDLLTTIASHVAVAVDNARAYTELATLTENLERRVQDRTHELQTANERLQEHDRRRSKFVSVASHELRTPMTSIKGFVENMLDGLTGQLSERQAHYLQRIKHNVDRLTRIINQLLDWSRLDVGRIDIKPEPLRIGEFVTDVVESFQTLAEEKSILLEVAPCDPALVVRADRDKLEQILWNLVGNAVKFTPKSGRISVTCAARDAGFVQVSVSDTGCGIAPHELPNVFNEFSKVESTMPASQGAQLGLFITKSLVTLHGGEMWVESLLGSGTQFFFTLPIDHAPPPKQ, from the coding sequence ATGAAAGGACCGATCGTGAAAGACCACAGGTTTTCCCTCAAGTCACCGCCGTTCTTTTCAGGAGGCCTGGGACGGTTCATCAGCCTCCGGACCAAGTTCGTGATGTTTTTCAGCTTGATCATTATCCTGACCTGCTCGGGCATGAGCTGGTACTTCATGCAGAGCAAGCGCGTCGCGCTGACCGAACGGGTAAAGGACCTGGGGATCATCCTGGTCAAGAACCTCGCCCACAACGCGCGATACGGGATCATCATCGAAGAGCGGCTCATTCTGGAGCAATTCATCGACGGCGTGATGGGAATCGATGAGGTGGTCTATGCCATCATCACCGGCGTCGACGGCCAGGTGCTCGCCGCGAAGAGCAAGGGGAAACTCAACAGCCCCTTCGGCACCGGCCGTTCCGCCGAACAACCCTTCTACTCGCGTCCCGACATTGCGGAATCTCTGCTCGCAGCCGTCGAACCTGTTCCGACCATCACGCGACTGCGGCTCACCGGATCAGGCTCCGTTCCCATTCAAGACAAGGACGCGTCTTTCTTCGTCTCGGCATCCGGCATCGGCGAGGAGACCTTTTTCGATTTTGCGATCCCCGTCTTGAAACGCTCCGAATCGCGCCTGGACGCGCTGGCGCTCCAAGAGGAAGAAACGCGCAAAACCCGAACCGCGCAGGCGACTCGGCAAACCTTCGGCGTCGTGCAAATCGGTCTGACCGAGGTGCCGATGCGGCGAGAATTGGCGAAAGTCCTGCGCAATTTCCTGCTGCTGACGTTGGGCATCATCACGACCGGTATTGTCTGTACCAATCTCTTGGCCCGCCGCATCATTACTCCCCTGCGAAACCTCGCCGCCGGGGCACGCAAGGTCGGCGAAGGCGACCTGTCCACCTTCGTCGTCCCGACGACGCAGGACGAGGTCGGCCAATTGACCGCGCTGTTCAATCTCATGACCAAATCGCTCCAAGAACGCGACCAGGCGATCTCCGCGAACCTCGAAACCATCCGGCGACAGATCGCCCAGCTGACGACACTGAATCAATCCAGCGCGGCGATCACCTCCACGTTGGACCTCGACCGCCTCCTCTCGACCGTCTTGCAACTGCTCAGCGGCAACCTGGGATTCGTTCACATGGTCCTGTTCCTGTGGGACAGTGAACGGGGCATCGCCACAGTCGGGCAACTCCTCGGCATGCCCACGGAAACCGAAGCGGTTGCCCGCCGACTGGTCATCCCGGTGCGCGACGACGGAGGCCTTGCCGCAGAACTCTTGATCCGCGGCAAACCGGTGCTGGTGTCAAATCTGGAATCGGTCGCCGACCGTATCACACCGGACATCCTTCCGATTCTGCGCCAAACGGGGATTTTTTCCTTCGTGGGTGTGCCCCTCCGCAGCCAACAGCGGATTCTCGGATACCTGGGCGCCGACCGCGGAACTCAGCCCTGCAGCCAAGAGGACCTGGACCTCCTGACGACCATTGCCAGTCACGTGGCGGTGGCGGTGGACAATGCGCGCGCCTATACGGAATTGGCCACCTTGACGGAGAACCTCGAACGGCGCGTCCAGGACCGGACTCATGAGCTGCAGACGGCCAACGAGCGCCTCCAGGAACACGACCGGAGGCGGTCGAAATTCGTGTCGGTCGCCTCCCATGAATTGCGCACGCCGATGACCTCCATCAAGGGTTTCGTCGAGAACATGCTGGACGGACTCACCGGCCAACTCTCCGAGCGCCAAGCACATTATCTGCAACGCATCAAGCACAACGTGGATCGACTGACGCGGATCATCAACCAACTGCTGGACTGGTCCCGGCTGGACGTCGGACGGATCGACATCAAACCCGAACCGCTACGAATCGGCGAGTTCGTGACAGACGTAGTGGAAAGTTTTCAGACCCTGGCAGAGGAAAAATCCATCCTGCTGGAAGTGGCGCCCTGTGATCCGGCACTCGTCGTCCGGGCCGATCGGGACAAGCTCGAACAGATCCTGTGGAATCTGGTCGGCAACGCCGTCAAGTTCACTCCCAAGTCCGGACGCATCTCTGTGACATGCGCCGCCCGTGATGCGGGTTTCGTCCAGGTCTCGGTGTCCGACACGGGCTGTGGGATTGCGCCCCACGAGTTACCCAACGTGTTCAATGAGTTTTCCAAGGTAGAATCGACGATGCCGGCTTCACAGGGGGCTCAGCTCGGCCTCTTCATCACCAAGAGCCTCGTGACCCTCCATGGAGGAGAGATGTGGGTCGAGAGCCTGCTGGGCAGCGGCACACAATTCTTCTTCACCTTGCCGATCGACCACGCGCCGCCGCCGAAACAGTAG
- a CDS encoding Circadian input kinase A: protein MQTHILIVDDDPDIRESLGDMLSHEGYVVRNAASGAEALERAKQERYEAALLDIQLPDLNGLSVLKVMIELDPSLPIIILTGNATPENTIGSLAKGAFAYLTKPYNSQELKAVLRRAVSVKGLAVRAEHVEQALQASEERFRALVESATDAIVLADQSAHIIWWNRAAERMFGYNKQEALGHALTMLMPERFRSAHDAGIMRVTQGGTSKLIGSTIEMVGLTKAGQEFPVELSLASWHAKEGIFFSGIIRNITRRKRAEESVVRLSHQNALILDSAGEGIFGLDLQGRATFVNATGARMLGWSSAELIGKTMAPLLYRTEGDESSPASDPFSLQSALRDGVIHRVQNETFVKKNGSPFPVHFVTSPIREQDRLVGAVVVFQDIAERKRLASLQQAQLSISHLLAQAGTIEEATPQLLHMVGEMGSWEAALLWHQTPNGEAMACRGAWVRPSGRWDDFVTLCRNSSFPPGIDFPGVAWSTKLPLWIPDALTDSRFTRRPTASRLGLHGACAVPIRTGDVIHGVLELFSDGSRPADSNLFHIMADTGMKIGQFIDRAQAEQALRATHDMTQNLLAGLPGAIFLCGRDLHIQYANTLAHRYFGQVGASLIGRPLSDYLALSEPATHTLLQERSALPVESAWAMSERECEIAKRVYRYRFFPVTTPEQSHYQMGVVLWDITEEKQLQDQLIQAEKLSSLGTMVSGMAHEINNPAQAILSMAELIQEEEDPAKVKEFAADIVDYARHVSTVVRDFASYARSSGRDGETVIDVAERLMEAVKMVRRGPHFGYVEVVTHFEALAFFRARKGEIDQVFVNLISNAAQAMNGTGCLTLATAQDGDWIDVTVADNGPGISPSVLPKIFDPFFTTKEAGKGTGLGLSIVHQIVTKHGGTITVDSTEGRGTTFRLQFPAVPR, encoded by the coding sequence GTGCAGACCCACATCCTCATCGTCGATGACGATCCCGATATTCGGGAATCGCTCGGCGACATGTTGTCCCACGAAGGCTATGTGGTCCGGAACGCCGCCTCCGGCGCCGAAGCGCTTGAGCGCGCCAAACAGGAGCGCTACGAAGCGGCGTTGCTCGACATTCAACTGCCGGACCTGAACGGACTCTCCGTCCTCAAAGTGATGATCGAGCTGGACCCTTCTCTGCCCATCATCATCCTGACGGGCAATGCCACACCGGAGAATACGATCGGCTCGCTCGCCAAAGGCGCGTTTGCCTATTTGACGAAACCCTATAACTCACAGGAGCTGAAGGCGGTGCTCCGCCGCGCCGTATCGGTGAAGGGACTGGCGGTTCGTGCCGAGCACGTGGAGCAGGCCCTGCAGGCCAGTGAAGAGCGGTTTCGAGCGCTGGTGGAGTCGGCGACGGATGCCATCGTATTGGCTGATCAAAGCGCCCATATCATCTGGTGGAACCGCGCGGCCGAGCGGATGTTCGGCTACAACAAACAAGAGGCGCTGGGCCATGCCCTCACCATGTTGATGCCGGAGCGGTTCCGATCGGCGCATGACGCCGGCATCATGCGTGTGACTCAAGGAGGGACGTCCAAATTGATCGGTTCCACGATCGAGATGGTGGGCCTGACGAAAGCGGGACAAGAATTCCCGGTCGAACTTTCCCTGGCCTCGTGGCATGCGAAGGAAGGGATATTCTTCAGCGGCATCATCCGCAACATTACCAGGCGCAAGCGGGCGGAAGAGTCCGTCGTCAGGCTGAGCCATCAGAATGCCTTGATCCTCGACAGTGCGGGGGAAGGCATTTTCGGTCTCGACCTTCAAGGCCGTGCCACCTTCGTCAATGCGACCGGAGCACGGATGCTGGGCTGGAGTTCGGCAGAGTTGATCGGCAAGACCATGGCGCCCCTCCTCTACCGGACGGAAGGAGACGAGTCCTCCCCGGCATCCGACCCCTTCTCCCTGCAATCGGCGCTCCGCGACGGCGTCATCCATCGCGTCCAGAACGAGACCTTTGTCAAAAAAAACGGCTCCCCCTTTCCGGTACACTTTGTCACAAGTCCTATTCGGGAACAGGATCGACTGGTCGGCGCCGTGGTGGTCTTTCAAGACATCGCGGAACGGAAACGGCTGGCAAGCCTTCAACAAGCGCAACTCTCCATCAGCCATCTTCTCGCCCAGGCCGGCACCATCGAAGAGGCGACCCCGCAACTCCTTCACATGGTCGGCGAGATGGGATCGTGGGAAGCGGCACTCTTGTGGCACCAGACGCCGAATGGTGAGGCCATGGCCTGCCGGGGGGCCTGGGTCCGTCCGTCCGGCCGCTGGGATGACTTCGTCACCCTCTGCCGCAACAGTTCATTCCCACCCGGTATCGATTTTCCCGGAGTCGCCTGGAGCACCAAACTCCCTCTCTGGATTCCGGACGCCCTAACGGACTCACGCTTCACCCGCAGGCCGACCGCCTCTCGTCTGGGGCTACACGGAGCCTGCGCAGTGCCTATCCGAACCGGCGATGTGATCCACGGCGTCTTGGAGCTGTTTTCTGACGGCAGCCGTCCGGCCGACAGCAACCTCTTTCACATCATGGCCGACACCGGCATGAAGATCGGGCAATTCATCGACCGTGCCCAGGCGGAACAGGCTTTGCGCGCCACCCATGACATGACGCAGAACCTGCTGGCCGGGTTGCCCGGCGCCATTTTCCTCTGTGGGCGTGATTTGCACATTCAATACGCGAACACCCTGGCCCATCGCTACTTCGGTCAAGTCGGAGCATCGCTGATCGGCCGTCCGCTCTCCGACTATCTTGCCCTATCCGAGCCGGCGACCCACACCTTGTTGCAGGAACGGTCGGCCTTGCCGGTCGAGTCGGCTTGGGCCATGTCGGAGCGTGAGTGCGAAATCGCCAAGCGAGTCTATCGTTATCGATTCTTCCCCGTGACCACCCCTGAACAATCCCACTATCAGATGGGCGTCGTGCTCTGGGATATCACCGAGGAAAAACAGCTCCAGGATCAACTCATCCAGGCCGAAAAACTCTCCAGCCTCGGCACGATGGTGTCCGGTATGGCTCACGAGATCAACAATCCGGCCCAGGCCATTCTCAGTATGGCCGAGTTGATCCAAGAAGAAGAGGACCCTGCCAAGGTCAAGGAATTCGCGGCCGATATCGTGGACTATGCCCGCCACGTATCCACCGTGGTGCGGGACTTCGCCAGTTATGCCCGTTCGTCCGGCCGGGACGGAGAGACCGTGATCGATGTGGCGGAGCGTCTCATGGAAGCGGTCAAGATGGTTCGACGAGGACCTCATTTCGGCTATGTGGAGGTCGTCACACACTTCGAGGCCCTCGCTTTTTTCCGCGCACGCAAGGGTGAGATCGACCAGGTATTCGTCAACTTGATCAGTAACGCCGCCCAAGCGATGAACGGAACCGGCTGCTTGACGCTGGCGACCGCGCAGGATGGCGATTGGATCGACGTGACCGTCGCCGACAACGGTCCCGGCATTTCCCCTTCTGTCCTGCCGAAAATTTTCGATCCGTTTTTCACCACGAAAGAAGCCGGGAAGGGGACCGGCCTCGGGCTCAGTATCGTCCATCAAATCGTGACGAAACATGGCGGAACCATCACGGTGGACAGCACCGAGGGACGGGGCACCACCTTCCGTTTGCAGTTCCCGGCCGTACCGCGGTAA
- a CDS encoding SSU rRNA (adenine(1518)-N(6)/adenine(1519)-N(6))-dimethyltransferase: MARSFPPALKRLGQNFLIDPNIIRKILSLAALRPDDQVLEIGPGRGALTAGLCAEAGRVIAVEIDPQLQPHLREQLAHCRNLDLRIGDALEFPFDSLPPRTVVVANLPYYASTPLLFALLGARAKLDRMVLMLQTEVALRLAAKPNSKDYGILSVLTQEAAEVELAFRVSAGCFRPRPTVGSAVVLLTMKPQDGFDPVRHERFRRLVRASFAHRRKTLVNSLRDEGYPADRIGRAMATAGVPLQARAEMLTLEDYRSLSRSFDSDLG, translated from the coding sequence ATGGCTCGCTCGTTCCCCCCGGCCCTCAAACGGCTCGGTCAGAATTTTCTCATCGATCCGAACATCATCAGAAAAATCCTGTCCCTGGCAGCGCTCCGTCCCGACGATCAGGTGCTGGAGATCGGGCCTGGGCGTGGGGCCCTTACGGCAGGGTTGTGCGCCGAGGCAGGTCGGGTCATTGCGGTCGAGATCGATCCGCAGTTGCAACCGCACCTGCGGGAACAACTCGCCCATTGCCGTAACCTCGATCTTCGGATCGGCGATGCGTTGGAATTTCCCTTCGACAGCCTGCCGCCGCGCACGGTGGTGGTGGCGAATTTGCCCTATTATGCCTCCACACCGTTGTTGTTCGCCCTGCTCGGCGCCCGCGCGAAACTCGATCGCATGGTCCTGATGCTGCAGACGGAAGTCGCCCTCAGGCTGGCGGCCAAGCCGAACAGCAAGGACTACGGAATTTTGTCTGTGTTGACGCAGGAAGCGGCAGAGGTGGAACTGGCCTTTCGTGTCTCCGCCGGCTGCTTTCGACCGCGCCCGACGGTCGGCTCGGCGGTAGTGTTGCTCACCATGAAACCTCAGGATGGGTTCGATCCCGTGCGACACGAACGGTTTCGGCGCCTGGTGCGGGCGTCGTTTGCCCATCGGCGCAAGACGCTGGTGAATTCCCTGCGTGACGAAGGGTATCCCGCCGACCGCATCGGCCGCGCGATGGCGACGGCAGGCGTACCGCTGCAGGCCAGGGCCGAGATGCTCACGCTCGAAGACTATCGATCACTCTCGCGTTCGTTCGATTCAGACCTGGGGTGA
- a CDS encoding Outer membrane lipoprotein carrier protein LolA — protein sequence MMRICVVMVMVAMSGLLALSQSAAEEQPVDEKALQEVQEVVKKIQGRYEKTKDLQASFTQKTKIEGFSTPVISTGRFYIKKPGHLRWDYIEPATEEIYVNKDDVKMYVPEHKQVLVGKLTYMAASQAPLQLLQGVAKLDEEFDIAPTANRERGAGGIPLLSLTPKDGRAEPERAIQRIVIEVQPKTYFLKTIALHEVSGNVATFEFSELKPNNGLKDDLFDFKTPSDVEVVRAPVLSRP from the coding sequence ATGATGCGGATCTGTGTCGTGATGGTCATGGTCGCCATGAGCGGACTCCTGGCCCTGTCTCAATCGGCGGCTGAAGAACAGCCGGTCGATGAAAAGGCATTGCAAGAAGTGCAGGAGGTGGTCAAGAAGATCCAGGGGCGATATGAAAAAACCAAGGATCTCCAAGCCTCTTTCACACAGAAGACGAAGATCGAGGGATTTTCCACCCCGGTGATCTCGACCGGCCGTTTTTACATCAAGAAACCGGGACACCTGCGGTGGGACTATATCGAACCGGCGACGGAAGAGATCTATGTCAACAAAGACGACGTCAAGATGTACGTCCCGGAGCATAAGCAGGTGCTCGTCGGTAAGCTGACCTATATGGCGGCCTCGCAGGCGCCGTTGCAATTGTTGCAGGGGGTGGCCAAGTTGGATGAGGAGTTCGACATCGCGCCGACGGCGAACAGGGAGCGGGGGGCAGGAGGCATTCCTCTCCTCTCGTTGACGCCGAAGGACGGGCGGGCCGAACCGGAGCGGGCGATTCAGCGGATCGTGATCGAAGTGCAGCCGAAAACCTACTTCCTCAAGACCATCGCGTTGCACGAGGTCAGCGGCAACGTCGCCACCTTCGAGTTCTCGGAATTGAAGCCGAACAACGGCTTGAAGGATGATCTATTTGATTTCAAGACACCGTCCGATGTAGAAGTCGTGAGGGCGCCGGTGCTGAGCAGACCGTAA